In the genome of Candidatus Obscuribacterales bacterium, the window GTGGATTGTGCATCGATTATGATGTGCTCGATCTCGATGCCATCAGCCTTTTGCGTTCGGACACTTTCGAGGCAATCCTCAATGTATTCACTCTGATTGTAGCTCGGTGTGATGATCGAAAACTTCGTCCGGGCCAATTTTGAGGTGAGTGCGGTCTTGTCCTGCTGCCCATTGTTCAAGGCAGTATCCTCTTCAAGGAATGCATCTCCCAGTGCTCTCAACAAGGAATCGTTGGAGAAGTATTGACTGCCTATGTTGAACGCTATCGTGGTGGCCAATAATCCGTAAACTTGGTCTCTCCATCCCAAATCTATAAGCAAGCCCCGACAAGGGTGTGCCCTCAGTTGTTGAATGACGGTGCGGATGACTTCATCCGGACTCCAACTCCTGGTGAAGCATGAGTCCTGAATGAGATAATGGGCGAGATCAATGGCCGGCATGCCCTTGTGGGCGCCTCTCTCCCAGTCATGAACGAGCAATAGATCTTTTCCGTCACAACTTGTGCGGAGGTTCGGGCGGGTCAAGTCGCCATGACGTATCGAAGGCGCCAGCTTCAGCTCTTCCCATTGTTTCATGGCTTCCCCCCAAATCGGGTATGATTTCAGAATTTGAGACGCAGTGTTCCATTCTTTAAAAACCTCCAGTGGTAGCGGGTCGGATCCCATGTGCCATTCTCTCAGCAGCTGAACGATTGGGGAAATGTCAGGATTGGACCATGCGATGCCATCCTGCCAGCCCATGCACAGTTTCGCCTCATCTCCATCGCTGGTGAAGCTCCTGAGGTCTGGTGTGTGAATGTTTTTCTCAAGGCTCTCCAGCATGTCGGCTTCATGCTTGAGGATGTTTGTCCCAGCTTCCCCAAAAGCCAGTTTAACCACTGTCCAAACCTGGGGATCCCTGAATACAGCAACCGACCGCTCACACAGATGTCCCGGGCTGCCCACCATGACCCCGGCCTGTTTTCCTGCGCCC includes:
- a CDS encoding glycosyltransferase, whose protein sequence is MPKPNHFKGMETLERSLRSLGADTSAPYRLLIRKGRVLCAIPRDQKVALRTLDLYQPQRGQGKLLKAIIRTCIKLGIPCPLLRAWQAEEGHQGAGKQAGVMVGSPGHLCERSVAVFRDPQVWTVVKLAFGEAGTNILKHEADMLESLEKNIHTPDLRSFTSDGDEAKLCMGWQDGIAWSNPDISPIVQLLREWHMGSDPLPLEVFKEWNTASQILKSYPIWGEAMKQWEELKLAPSIRHGDLTRPNLRTSCDGKDLLLVHDWERGAHKGMPAIDLAHYLIQDSCFTRSWSPDEVIRTVIQQLRAHPCRGLLIDLGWRDQVYGLLATTIAFNIGSQYFSNDSLLRALGDAFLEEDTALNNGQQDKTALTSKLARTKFSIITPSYNQSEYIEDCLESVRTQKADGIEIEHIIIDAQSTDGTVDILEKQKDILWRSEPDKGISDAINKGFLM